In Pyrus communis chromosome 8, drPyrComm1.1, whole genome shotgun sequence, one genomic interval encodes:
- the LOC137741419 gene encoding uncharacterized protein has product MEKNGNNPAAAASDSEGVCQKIFSAITVSPAFRTVRRATHFPQEPTAASAARSTYPPQPQPKKSAESAPVVVRIPITSEKIVGKGCDDKANSKVAAKIEPEKPPTHHGLVHKYKEELAKATHSKVEEDKHEAQAQARNIEGKKQGGLDINDKFSEYINRAKIKIRSMSSKKIAESDEVDYDGKKRETGNEHFSDYIQRAKNKFRSTPSNLGGRKNASFKRE; this is encoded by the coding sequence ATGGAAAAGAATGGCAATAATCCTGCTGCAGCAGCATCAGATTCAGAGGGAGTGTGCCAGAAAATCTTCAGCGCCATCACAGTTTCTCCTGCATTTCGAACAGTTCGCCGAGCCACGCATTTTCCACAAGAACCTACAGCTGCCTCCGCTGCTAGAAGCACGTATCCTCCACAACCACAACCCAAGAAGTCAGCTGAATCAGCACCGGTAGTGGTTCGGATTCCAATCACGTCCGAAAAAATAGTAGGGAAGGGCTGTGATGATAAAGCAAATTCCAAGGTTGCTGCGAAGATTGAACCCGAAAAACCTCCAACTCATCATGGTCTAGTGCACAAATACAAGGAAGAGTTGGCCAAGGCTACTCATTCAAAAGTTGAGGAGGACAAACATGAAGCACAAGCTCAAGCTAGGAATATTGAAGGAAAGAAACAAGGAGGATTGGATATTAATGACAAATTTTCGGAGTATATCAATCGGGCGAAGATCAAGATCAGATCAATGTCATCGAAGAAGATAGCGGAATCAGATGAGGTTGATTATGatggaaagaaaagagagactGGAAACGAACATTTTTCTGATTATATTCAACGTGCGAAGAACAAGTTCAGATCTACGCCGTCAAATCTTGGTGGTCGAAAGAATGCTTCCTTTAAGCGAGAGTAG
- the LOC137741291 gene encoding E3 ubiquitin-protein ligase SP1-like — MLPWGGLSCCLSGAALYLLGRSSGRDAEILKSATRINQLKELAKLLDSEFRLPVVVAVSGRVSSETPINCEFTGLRGVVVEETAEQHFLKHNDAGSWIQDSALMLSMSKEVPWYLDDGTGRVFVVGARAATGFLLPVASEVFEESGRSLVRGTLDYLQGLKMLGVKRIERVLPTGTSMSVVGEAVKDDIGTIRIQRPQKGPFYVSPKTIDQLIANLGKWARWYKYASVGLTMFGVYLVAKHSIQYIIERKRLWELQKRVVAAAAKRSGEDSEGSNEKDDSASDGNKRDRMMPNLCVICLEQDYNAVFVPCGHMCCCTTCSLHLTTCPLCRRRIDQAVKTFRH, encoded by the exons ATGCTACCTTGGGGTGGATTGAGTTGTTGTCTGAGTGGAGCTGCTCTTTACCTTCTTGGCAGGAGCAGTGGCAG GGATGCAGAGATTCTTAAATCCGCCACTCGGATTAATCAGTTAAAGGAATTGG CAAAATTGTTGGATTCCGAATTTAGATTGCCAGTGGTGGTTGCAGTTTCGGGGAGAGTTAGCTCTGAAACCCCCATCAACTGTGAGTTCACTGGTTTACGAGGCGTAGTTGTGGAGGAAACG GCAGAACAACATTTTTTGAAACACAATGATGCTGGCTCATGGATACAGGATTCTGCTTTGATGCTTTCAATGAGTAAAGAAGTTCCCTGGTACTTG gATGATGGAACTGGTCGTGTGTTTGTGGTGGGAGCACGAGCTGCCACAGGATTTTTATTGCCGGTTGCAAGTGAGGTATTTGAAGAGTCAGGACGATCCCTCGTACGTGGGACATTAGATTATCTGCAAGGCCTCAAG ATGCTTGGAGTCAAACGAATTGAGAGGGTACTTCCAACCGGTACTTCTATGAGTGTTGTTGGTGAG GCTGTCAAAGATGACATCGGTACCATTCGGATTCAACGACCTCAGAAGGGGCCATTTTATGTCTCTCCCAAAACCATTGATCAGCTTATTGCTAACCTTGGAAAATGGGCAAG GTGGTACAAGTATGCATCTGTGGGTTTGACCATGTTTGGTGTTTATTTGGTTGCTAAGCATTCTATCCAATACATCATTGAGAGAAAGCGCCTTTGGGAATTGCAGAAAAG GGTTGTTGCTGCAGCTGCTAAAAGATCTGGGGAAGATAGTGAAG GTTCAAACGAAAAAGATGATAGTGCATCAGATGGAAACAAGAGAGACCGTATGATGCCCAATTTATGTGTGATATGCCTTGAACAGGATTATAATGCGGTTTTTGTCCC GTGTGGTCATATGTGCTGTTGTACAACTTGCTCCTTGCACCTGACCACCTGTCCTCTCTGCCGGCGACGAATTGATCAGGCTGTAAAGACTTTCCGCCATTAA
- the LOC137741293 gene encoding succinate dehydrogenase subunit 3-1, mitochondrial-like, giving the protein MAAAALRNPSSKRILSYSPQSYLFGRGLIAAAGSPIADSAVGNDRSFSPSPWWRSMATFTGIKPQVNVGFDHGKTTLTAAITKDFATVATGHVEQGTVNPNIMNLRPLSPHLPVYTPQLNSTFSITNRISGVVLATVVLLFYLLYLKMGLICFTFEKYYQLLFYSSKLIPITVEISALALAYHTLYGVRSFVRKL; this is encoded by the exons ATGGCTGCGGCCGCTCTCAGAAACCCTAGCTCCAAGCGCATCCTCTCCTACTCGCCGCAATCCTACTTGTTCGGCCGAGGATTGATCGCCGCCGCCGGTTCTCCAATCGCCGACTCTGCTGTGGGAAATGACCGATCTTTTAGCCCTAGTCCTTGGTGGCGATCCATGGCCACCTTCACCGGCAT AAAACCTCAAGTGAATGTTGGATTTGATCATGGAAAAACGACGCTGACTGCCGCAATTACAAAG GATTTTGCAACTGTTGCCACCGGCCATGTTGAACAAGGGACCGTTAATCCTAATATCATGAACCTTCGCCCGTTATCTCCTCATCTTCCTGTTTATACGCCACAGCTGAATTCGACGTTTTCAATTACCAATAGAATCTCAGGGGTTGTCCTAGCTACTGTagttcttcttttttatcttctttatCTGAAAATGGGTTTGATTTGCTTCACCTTTGAAAAATACTACCAACTCCTCTTTTATTCATCAAAGCTCATCCCCATCACTGTCGAGATTTCAGCTTTAGCCCTGGCCTATCATACGTTATATGGGGTTCGCAGCTTTGTGCGCAAATTGTGA
- the LOC137741292 gene encoding E3 ubiquitin-protein ligase SP1-like translates to MRIWEGVWWCLGALALFLGGWRFSSDAEVLESVPRINQMSELAKLLEFRRIPLVVGVSGTVCCENPIHCEFGGLRGVVVMQTASQRFLKRDEKGDWQTGYTLLLSECREVPWYLDDGTGRVNVVGATGASGFTFPASSGQFEQSRRCHECEMNRLECETKRSVECERIDDREGIKLLGVQRTERVLPIGISLSVVGEAVKDDVGTIRIQKPHEGPFYVSTKSIDELIASHKNWARFLKCASFGVAVIGLTLIAAELDKYIRERLRRSEWLRSRRRAAAAVADIRSRQHNAGSSDTRAIAAVYIRSQRDNAGERAAAAPDGANSCVICLEHQYNVVFIPCGHMCCCTTCCSQLTECPLCRQPFSQAVRTFRP, encoded by the exons ATGCGAATTTGGGAGGGAGtatggtggtgtttgggtgCACTTGCTCTTTTCCTTGGCGGATGGAGATTCAGCAG TGATGCCGAAGTTCTTGAGTCGGTCCCTCGGATTAATCAAATGAGTGAATTGG CCAAACTGTTGGAGTTTAGGCGGATACCTCTGGTGGTTGGAGTTTCTGGGACCGTTTGCTGTGAAAATCCAATCCACTGTGAGTTTGGTGGTTTACGAGGCGTAGTTGTTATGCAAACG GCATCACAAAGGTTTCTGAAACGCGACGAGAAAGGTGATTGGCAGACGGGTTATACTTTGCTACTTTCAGAATGTAGAGAAGTGCCCTGGTATTTG GACGATGGAACTGGCCGGGTGAATGTGGTCGGAGCTACAGGTGCCTCAGGCTTTACATTTCCCGCTTCAAGTGGCCAATTTGAACAGTCCAGGAGATGCCACGAATGTGAGATGAACAGACTCGAATGTGAGACAAAGAGAAGCGTCGAATGTGAGAGAATAGATGACCGTGAAGGCATCAAG TTACTGGGAGTCCAGAGAACTGAGCGTGTACTTCCAATTGGTATTTCTCTGAGTGTTGTTGGTGAG GCCGTCAAAGACGACGTTGGTACCATTCGCATTCAAAAACCCCACGAAGGGCCATTTTATGTCTCCACCAAATCCATCGACGAGCTCATCGCGAGCCATAAGAACTGGGCAAG GTTTTTGAAATGTGCATCTTTTGGTGTGGCTGTGATCGGTCTTACTTTGATTGCCGCTGAACTTGATAAGTACATCAGGGAAAGACTGCGCCGCTCCGAATGGCTGAGAAGCAGGAGAAG GGCGGCTGCTGCTGTAGCTGATATAAGATCTCGGCAACATAATGCAG GTTCATCTGACACAAGGGCCATTGCTGCAGTTTATATAAGATCTCAAAGAGATAATGCAG GCGAAAGGGCTGCTGCTGCACCAGACGGGGCCAATTCATGTGTGATATGCCTTGAGCACCAGTACAATGTTGTTTTCATCCC GTGTGGCCATATGTGCTGTTGTACAACTTGCTGCTCGCAGCTGACCGAATGTCCCCTCTGCCGGCAACCATTTTCTCAGGCAGTGAGGACATTCCGCCCGTAA
- the LOC137741289 gene encoding elongation factor Tu, mitochondrial, which produces MAAVVLRNPGSRRILPYSSHIYLCGRGSIAAAGSPVSDSTFGNDRSCSPSPWWRSMATFTRTKPHVNVGTIGHVDHGKTTLTAAITKVLAEEGKAKAVAFDEIDKAPEEKKRGITIATAHVEYETVKRHYAHVDCPGHADYVKNMITGAAQMDGGILVVSAPDGPMPQTKEHILLARQVGVPSLVCFLNKVDAVDDPELIELVEMELRELLSFYKFPGDEIPIIRGSALSALQGTNDEIGKKAILKLMEAVDEYIPDPVRQLDKPFLMPIEDVFSIQGRGTVATGRVEQGTIKVGEEVEILGLHQGAPLKTVVTGVEMFKKILDHGQAGDNVGLLLRGLKREDIQRGQVIAKPGTVKTHKRFEAEIYVLTKDEGGRHTAFFSNYRPQFYLRTADITGKVELPENVKMVMPGDNVTAVFELIQPVPLEQGQRFALREGGRTVGAGVVSKVL; this is translated from the exons ATGGCTGCGGTCGTTCTCAGGAACCCTGGGTCCAGGCGCATCCTCCCCTACTCCTCGCATATCTACTTGTGCGGCCGAGGATCGATCGCCGCCGCCGGTTCTCCAGTCTCCGACTCTACTTTCGGAAATGACCGATCCTGTAGTCCTAGTCCATGGTGGCGATCCATGGCCACCTTCACACGCAC AAAACCTCATGTGAATGTTGGAACAATCGGACACGTTGATCACGGAAAAACGACGCTGACTGCCGCAATTACAAAG GTACTGGCAGAAGAAGGGAAAGCTAAGGCTGTGGCCTTTGACGAAATTGATAAGGCCCCTGaggagaaaaagagaggaatTACAATTGCAACG GCTCATGTAGAATACGAGACTGTGAAGCGCCATTATGCGCACGTGGACTGCCCAGGACATGCAGATTATGTCAAA AACATGATTACTGGAGCTGCCCAAATGGATGGAGGTATTCTGGTCGTCTCTGCTCCCGATGGGCCTATGCCACAAACTAAGGAACACATTCTGCTCGCTCGCCAA GTTGGTGTGCCATCACTTGTATGTTTTCTCAATAAAGTTGATGCTGTCGATGATCCGGAGTTGATAGAGCTGGTTGAAATGGAGCTCCGTG AGCTTCTTAGCTTCTACAAGTTCCCTGGGGATGAAATTCCCATTATCCGGGGTTCGGCTCTATCGGCTTTACAAGGCACAAATGATGAGATTGGCAAAAAGGCAATCTTAAAGTTAATGGAAGCTGTGGATGAGTACATTCCTGACCCTGTACGCCAGCTTGACAAACCCTTCCTGATGCCAATTGAAGATGTTTTCTCAATTCAG GGTCGTGGAACTGTTGCCACAGGCCGTGTTGAACAAGGGACCATTAAAGTTGGTGAGGAAGTTGAGATTCTGGGTTTACATCAG GGTGCTCCTTTGAAAACAGTGGTGACCGGTGTTGAAATGTTCAAGAAAATCTTGGATCATGGACAA GCTGGTGATAATGTCGGTCTTCTTCTTAGAGGTCTAAAGAGGGAAGATATCCAACGAGGACAG GTAATTGCTAAGCCAGGAACCGTGAAGACACACAAGAGGTTTGAAGCAGAAATATATGTCCTCACAAAGGATGAAGGTGGACGCCACACTGCCTTTTTCTCAAACTACAGGCCTCAGTTTTACTTGAGAACAGCAGATATCACTGGAAAGGTAGAACTGCCCGAAAATGTTAAGATGGTTATGCCAGGAGACAACGTGACTGCAGTTTTTGAGCTGATTCAACCGGTTCCTCTTGAACAAG GACAAAGATTTGCCTTGAGGGAGGGAGGTAGAACGGTTGGTGCAGGAGTTGTTTCGAAAGTACTCTGA
- the LOC137741290 gene encoding uncharacterized protein, producing MADKLCLMASHGYPHGRVLHQEQLMSVIKDFQPLMPSFGAKEEITKLGSLKLVPQQCEEPWKLTSGVPEANWFVKTFSEIEGPPLNLQDVHPDSVLFSIGIAEHFIKREKMLQFLRSGESEVERGGVDITLLYDLMGLHEMSQQPLMPSPIYPRSEFNAQKPLLDFVGDLHWSSKITVQPDGRVLFTGTEAEMKHLLSVVAEFYSLRNTVVWKKQSVLVPHFKSVGTREAGVVIDGTSVNMQATTLAPLKSPEKVKTKAPKRKSGKKASKDRDLYKRNYFHACESLLSIMMNRKQHGKLAVVSLKKSGPELPELLTQFSAGIAGTGLAVLFSVLCKVASGRVPFCASKLLNTGVAFALVWLSWGVNKLRDTVVQIRKNSKKPGLQEEEIMKRVDRSVNEIYWRAGTLMAVAVLRLA from the exons ATGGCGGATAAGCTTTGCCTGATGGCCTCCCATGGTTACCCTCACGGCCGCGTTCTGCACCAGGAGCAACTCATGAGCGTTATCAAG GATTTTCAACCCCTTATGCCAAGTTTTGGAGCAAAGGAGGAAATCACAAAGTTAGGGTCTTTGAAATTGGTGCCGCAGCAATGTGAGGAGCCATGGAAACTCACAAGTGGAGTGCCGGAGGCCAATTGGTTTGTAAAGACATTCTCTGAAATTGAAGGACCTCCACTTAATTTGCAAG ATGTTCATCCAGACTCAGTGCTGTTCAGCATTGGAATTGCCGAACACTTCATAAAACGTGAAAAGATGTTGCAGTTCCTCAGATCAGGAGAAAGTGAAGTGGAGAGAGGCGGAGTAGATATAACCTTACTATATGACTTGATGGGGTTACATGAAATGAGCCAACAACCATTAATGCCTTCTCCTATCTACCCGAGAAGTGAGTTTAATGCCCAGAAGCCTCTCTTAGACTTTGTGGGCGATCTTCACTGGAGTTCAAAAATTACAGTTCAGCCAGATGGTCGAGTCTTATTCACAGGTACTGAGGCTGAGATGAAGCATCTCCTTTCAGTTGTAGCTGAATTTTACTCCTTGAGAAACACAGTTGTTTGGAAAAAGCAGTCTGTGTTGGTTCCGCACTTTAAGAG TGTGGGGACCCGGGAAGCAGGAGTTGTCATTGATGGAACTTCAGTCAATATGCAGGCGACTACCCTTGCTCCTTTGAAGAG TCCCGAAAAAGTTAAGACAAAGGCGCCCAAGCGGAAGAGTGGTAAAAAAGCAAGCAAAGATAGAGATCTCTACAAGCGGAACTACTTCCACGCCTGTGAGAGCCTTCTTTCCATAATGATGAACAGAAAGCAGCATGGGAAATTGGCAGTTGTCTCACTTAAAAAGTCCGGCCCAGAGCTTCCGGAGCTCCTGACCCAGTTTTCTGCTGGTATCGCTGGAACTGGCTTGGCTGTCCTTTTCTCTGTCCTCTGTAAAGTAGCTTCTGGGAGGGTACCCTTTTGTGCTTCCAAACTCTTGAATACCGGAGTTGCATTTGCATTAGTTTGGCTCTCTTGGGGGGTGAATAAACTGAGGGACACAGTTGTTCAAATCAGGAAGAATTCAAAGAAGCCAGGTTTACAAGAAGAGGAAATAATGAAAAGGGTAGATAGAAGCGTGAACGAGATTTACTGGAGAGCTGGAACATTGATGGCAGTGGCGGTGTTGAGGCTTGCTTGA